The Anopheles moucheti chromosome 3, idAnoMoucSN_F20_07, whole genome shotgun sequence genome contains the following window.
CTGCTGGCGGATATCTGGCACTAGGAACAAAGCAAAGCACGGTTTTGTTGTTCAGAGTGAAGCATTATCCAAATTATTAACAAATCGAGTTAATAAAGTTCTTGGcataaaaatgtaatgaaGATTATTGATGTATTGATGAACGACTATTACTTTAAAACTCATCCATATCCATTGCTGACATTTGGTTGAGGAATTTCTTGTACAGTGCCATGAACTGCGCCACGAACGCTTCCAGATGAAAGATGTGTTTGCTACCACGTTGCATCCGATGGTCGTACAGTCCGGCAAAGCTGAGCGTTTGCGTTTTCAAGCTCATGTCGCAATTCTTCACAAGAATATGAACCAAACCCTTGAAAATGATATCCGGCGGTATGCCTTGGGACAGCAGCTCATACAACCGTTCGCGGACAACCTCCATGCGTTGGGGTGTTTGCTCCTGCACGATCATATTGGCCGTTTCCTTGAGGTACGTCTGCCAATCCATGTCCGGGATTTCCTGGTTCGCGGTGAAAGGGTACTGCATAACTTTGCAAGCCTCGAGTGATAGTATGGCCCGGCGTAGATTGCGTTCCGATTTCTGCGCTATTCTAACCGCTAGCTCTGGCGGAATATggaggttttcctttttgcagaTTGACtatcaaaaacaaataaatgataaataaacaaattggtAATAAATGACCTTTGACTTACATTCATGATAGATACAATTTCATCCTCCGTCGGTGAAGAAACACGTATTCCAAGGCAACGACTCTTCACCGCGGGAATGATGCGTGACGTCGAGTTAACGCACAGGATCAACCGGCAGGTGGCCACATACTTTTCCATCGTACGACGTAACGCATGTTGTGCATCCTTCGTGAGCTCATCAACCTCCGATAGAACGATCGTTTTAAACTCACGCTGCCCCGATGGATCGATTTGCTGCGTTTGGGCGATCTGCTTTATCATATCGGTGATCACAACGCGATCGTAAATGCCCACATCGGATGGGTTAACCTCGATGTGATAGTTACTGCTGACGGTCATGATTTCGATCTTCTTGTTCGATGGTGTCGTAAAGTTCATCACCTCATTTCGAAGTCGCTCAACGCCGGAACCGTACAGTTCTCGCAGCAAACAGATAATGCGCGTTTTCTTTCCAGCCCCGGAAGGACCGTAGAACATCAGATGAGGAAAGTCGCCTTGAGAGCACAGATTGATCAGTTGATTCGCTTGCGTTTTATGATAGTCGAGCTTTGATAGCTCTCGCGGCCGATAGCGATCAACCCAGAGCGCCATCACGATGATCACTTAGCACGAAATTATCTTGCTTAAACAGAGATTTGAACAAAACTGTATCACTCTGGCCCTGTGGCGATGCGgcaaattttgtttgtatgGCGCCAATTTATCCTTGTTGTCAACCAAACTGACAAAAAGCAAGCTCCCTCTAGAAACGGATAAGCGTGCATTTTCGAACGGCCCCTGTAAATAAAGGCATGCAAGAACTTTgtcacaaaacaaataatatatTGTGTTATTTAATACACatttacattgttttttttttattttccaaggTGCGAAAAAGCGTTACCTTATTGAACATTGATTTTGTGTAATAATGACCATTTCGTAATATTCCACCGTGCGACCAAAACAAAGCTGTCATTCTGTATTGACAATTGGAATTACACGTGAGAAAAAGTTAAAAGCCGGCTGTTTGGGGTAAATTTGCTGACGAAAAACTTTTGCctaatatccattaaaatcCACTACAATATTTTGAGCGATGGCAACGGAGCATAAAGTGAATCCCGCCGTATCGTTATACCTCAACACGGCCTGTGATCTGCCGAAGGAAATTGAAAACGCATCCAAGGCAAACTGCAGCTCCGTTACCGTACCCATCGTACACTGGAACTTCAACCGGGAATTTGTTCGAGAACCGCTACGCTCCAAGCACGTCCAATTTACGCGATCTGATCTGCTACTCACCTCCTCGCAATGGGCCCACAAGGTGATTTGTAGGATTGGCGATAATTTGGATCTGGACTCGCCGATTGATCACATTCGGAAGCAGGCGGAACGTACCATCCGACAGGAATTATCGTTCGCCGAACATTTGGTACAAGCCGGTTACATGTACACGAGGCTAACTAAAGCAAACTGTACTAACTTTGCTAGGACGGTAGGATGTTCCATATCCAGAGGCACACTGCTCATAGAGGTTCCACTTTCCAACCCGAAACTTATGCAGAATGGCTGGCGACGAGATGTCGGCGAGGAGGAACAGGTGGTAGAAAATCCATGGCACTGGTGGAACAACTTCCGTACACATGCAGATGGCAATTCGGTCTTAAAAGTAGCGCTAGAACTGACGGTGGACTTGCCGAAGCAGGAGGAAATATTCCGCTGGCTGGGTGAACCGGTTGATGCGGTTGTAGTGCCATCGAACATTTTTCTGACAAATGCCAAAAACTATCCGGTACTTTCGAAGGCCCACCAATCGCTTGTGACTCTGCTCTACCGCACGTTTGGTTGCCATTTCATACTGAAGGCTAATCCGGCCGATGGTCATATTTCACATTACGTGGATTACATTCGGTACACCATACAGCACAATTATGTAAGGGATCCGTCGCAAGGCTACGAGGATTACCTTCAGAATCCGCTCCAACCGCTCTATGACAATCTGGACGGAGGGACGTACGAGGTGTTCGAGAATGATCCTGTGAAGTATATCTTCTATCAAAACGCTATCGAACAGGCTTTGCTTGACCGGGTCCCAGAAAAGGAACGCGAAACGAGGACATCGATCATTATGGTTGTCGGTGGGGGACGTGGGCCACTGGTCCGTGCCGCCCTGAATGCGGCCAAGACAACGAACTGCAAGGTGAAAGTGTACGTGATAGAGAAGAACCCAAATGCCATTGTCACACTGACGGCACACATCAATGAGCTGTGGCTGGATGGAAAAGTTGAGCTAATTTCTACCGACATGCGAGAGTTTAACCCACCGGAAAAGGCGGACATTCTTGTGTCCGAACTGCTTGGCTCGTTCGGCGACAATGAGCTTTCGCCCGAGTGTCTCGACGGGGCACAAAAACATCTGAAGGACAACGGGATTAGCATACCGTGTAAATCTACCTCGTACATCAATCCGTGCTTTGCATCGAAGGTTTACAACCAGGTGCGCACGCTAGAGCGTAATATGCATAGCAAAGATCGGGTGATCTCTTCGCGTCACATGGAACAAGTGTACGTGGCGTATCAAAAGAACGCGTTCCACATTGACAATCCGCAGGAGCTGTTtgaatttgtgcatccgaacAGGGACACTGATCCGATCGATAATAGCCGATATAAGACGGTTCGGTTCCGTGCTTCGCTCGATTGCGTGATGAACGGTTTCACCGGGTACTTTGATACTGTGCTGTATAAGGACATCACTCTAAGCATTCATCCGTTTACGCATACGAAGGGTTTGGTATCTTGGTTCTCGATGTTTGTACCGCTGACTGATCCGGTACAGCTGAAGAAGGGTGATGAGATAACGCTTCATTTCTGGCGCTGTGTCGCAGCGCACAAGGTTTGGTACGAATGGTGTCTCAGTAAACCAATCGCGACGCATGTGCACAACATTGATGGTCGAGGGCATCCGATATGGCAGTAAAAGCCCATTCATTGCCTCAGGTCAACTTTATTATCAATTAACGGGTGGTTATATCGCTTCAAAGAAGTATGTTAAAgtgttgttttataaatattattaacaTCAGCCTACGTTCTTATTATGTGAAACGATAAATACAATTTtaagacaaaaataaaaatcaattagcAGTCAAATTTCTCATGCACATTTATCCGTGACTCGGAGTGAAAACTTCTAGGATCAATTTCTAGAAGTAAACATGTATTCTAAAGCATTGAGCCGAAAGTGAAAAACCTCAGTCTTGAGGTTAGTGAGACAAATGACGGTGGCACTATCATCGCGTTTGATGAcaaattttgattaaaatttggGTGAAAATATCTCATCTTAAAAGTCggttaaaatgttttgaataatAAGGTTAAAAGAGAGTTCTTATGTTTAGTAGAAGTACATAAATCTTCACGGAGTAATTAGTCTCATTTTTGCACAGGCGAGCGTATACTCAAGCACGTTGTTGCGGTTAATAATACGCCAAACGTTAATTAGTTCTCAGATCGATACCTATCGAGCATATTTTCCGCAAACCCATGCTTAGAGTTTTTAACACTGcagaatggaggcgcccagtcacACCGCCTGCCCTAAAAGGGGCATAGCCCGTATACGTATATCCGTGTTTAAACTACTTCTCTCTATCCTGGGCTTGTCTTCCCTGGACTTCTGTCTATTTAGAAGCTTAAAAGAGCGATCATCAAAAATATCAGAAAAGCCGTTGAAGATTTTCCAACAGACGCCTATGAAGACATCTTCAGGGCTTAGGAGACCCGTCTACAAGATTTGTTTGGTGTAGAAAGTGCCTATTCTGCAGATTATTACGGCTTAAAGTTATCGGATCGATCAGGAAAGTACTCGTCAACGTTCGGCATAAGACATATAGAGACACACCGAGCTCTTTCCAACGGACGAGCCATAGTGGCGATTACCCTGACGGAGATTTCCTAAAAACGGTTTTGGTGACCTGGGCATGTCAGCTAACTGTGGGCGGGCCAAGACTGATCGGATCAATAgaactatttttgttttcaaaaaggCTTATTACTTGTCGATACGCCTTGGCCGATCTAACGAAAAAAGGCTTATTGCTTTACCCAATATTCTAACCAATTTTAAACCTCCCTgattttccaattttaaaaGATTCCTGTTCAAAAACCCCATGAGTTGCGTCGAGAGGAAGTTTTTTGAAGGCTAACCATGTTATTAGAAAAGCACTGGAGGACTCATGAAGCGTGTTTAGACCGTCCACATAGGTAGAGTTGAGTTGGTAGGCCAATGCTGAGGTGGCGTCCGGCCGAATACCTTGGATAATAGGTTAGCTGATGACGGCGCTCGACGATAGGCACTTGAAAGGATATTTGAACAGATCATGCGGCTTgctcagaaaaaaaagtaaataaaccaATGTATGGAAGACCATACCAAGTAAAGCGTTACACTAAGAATAAGACGATCTTGCATACGTCTCTGAGGCATGTTGAAGACAACCTTTTAGCCGCGATCGAGAGAATTGCccaatgaaatgaaaacaacagtTAGAAGTTTCGTGTACTGGCCGGGTATCGACAATGTAATTGAAGATTTCTTTAAGCGCTGGAACATTGGAATCTTGGCTTATACCTTCCAAACTATGGTCAAGAATACACATCGATTACGCAGTACTGGCGGATGATTTTTACTGCCTAGTAATTGCTGATCTTGATCCTGATCAAAATGGCCTGAAGTTCACGTAACCAGATTAGCAACTGCGAAAAATACCATCGAGGTGCTAAGTAAAACGTTCACAATAATTAGAGTACCAGAAGTAATCGTTTCCTTCTTGAGCAATTGGTCCAGATTCATCTTTTTGAAATCGAAATCTTCACATAACCGATTCACTCTTCCGCCGTAGGTGATCACATCTTCTGATTCAGGTTTGGTTACCTGCAAGCACTGATACCGTTTGCAGAAGGTTGATAATTGATTTCCGAAAATTTTTATCAATGGTTTCGACAGTTTCTTTAAAGTTGACATCTTTTGCTAGCTGCGGCAGGATGTAGTTGATATAACGACAGTGTGATTGAGTGTCCAACTTTCTCAGCAGTAGACGAACTTTCGTAGCATCGTCAAGATTCTTAGCATCTTTTTTGAATAATAACTCGTAACGTAAGGAAGCCAATTCCGCAAAAGTTTACCGCGAAAGGTTGCACCATATTCGGTAAGAGCTGCGTCTTCCTGAGGATTGCTTGCCTCAGATCGTTTTGTTTCGGCATCCTGGTGATTTCTTTCGGTAGCCTCTCGTTCCTTAAATCCTCGTCGCCAATTGTTGTGTATGTATGgttttaaacacttttttcttcttctatagTATAAACATGATTGAACCTACATTGTTCGTGGCCCCACATTTATATATGATTATACCATTTACCTTACTTGATATTCAACACCCAACGCAATATTTCTGGGACCATTTGCACGGAACAAGGTGCAATCATAAACTCTACAAGTATTACAATATCCTCGCCGGAAAAATAAGCCAAAAACAGAAGGAATTAACCCTAAACAAAAGCGCATTGAGATCCTCATGGCTTTAGCCTAGCTATCGAAGGATTCTCGCAACAAGCCAGCGAGTCTATCCCGTAACTAAAAAACATAGaatttcttgtgttttgtgtgcattCTTAAGTTCTTcagcaaataaatttaaataatgatAAACTCATTTTACACTAGCGAATGGATATTTGATCGTAACCTTTAGCATGGTGCTACATCCTGTACAACGGGTTACAGCTTTAATCTCATTCTCAAAAGCACTTGACAGCTCTGCCGTTGGTTTAACTCTTCCGTCAGATCACCGATTAGGATAACGACCACTACCGACAGCGGGTGATGATGACGTCGAACGGCTACGGTAACACCGTTCACGACCCGCAGAACATGTAATTCTCATGTGGCACAACTGACTAGACTCGGGACCAGGGGATACGGAGACATGCATACTTTAAGCATTGCGCACGTATCACCCACCAAGGCCAGACGCAACCACACGCACGCATACACAGACAGCTAGGGCTCGGTTAGGGCTACCGGAACCGAAAGGGATCATCCGATGGAGACGCACCATCACCGCGTGTGCCGGTGGGAAACGTTTCGCTGATAATGGATAACAGTGCTATTTCAACACTTTACGAGTGTTATCATTCCGTTCCGGAGCTCGtatcacgcacgcacacacgctcgtGTTTGAAAAGGGGCAAACGAAGGGAAATGGCTAGCAAGAGCAAGAGATCGTGCCTGTGCCAACCGAGCAAGAGCGCCCTTATACTACGCGAGAGTTAGCGGCCTGCTGGCGCCTTGTACTCCGCAATGCACACCACGCATTGATGGGACACATTGGGGCTGGCTGTGGCAACCGTGCGGGAGGGTTTCGCTCCGAACCGGATGCGTACGAGAGCGGTTCCTTTGGTGGTGAGTAAAGGAAATGTTaatagaaacacacacacacacccacacacatacacaaacccATTTCATTCGCAGTACGCGGTCGTGCGAGAAAACCAGCAAACGATTGCGTGAGCGAAATGCATACCGCGTGGGAGATGCTGCGCGCAAGCTTGAGATCAAAATCGTGAATCAGTTCGgtttcatcaccatcatcatcatcgtcattcAGCAAAAAACGGTTCGGAAGCCGTGTGTCGGCGCTCTCGGTGGACTCTGGCCTCCTCCCGGCATCGGTATCGCTCCCGCTCGGTCCATATCCGGCATTATCCTGCACGGCTCTCCCGAGACGTCCCGAAGCATTCCGGCCGATGAGGGGCACAATGGTGGCCGGACGCATTTTGTGAGTTATTCGGCTTCCGATCCGAATCCGAGCCCGCGGCGTAATGATGATCCTCGTTTCTGAATGAAGGCACGGTTTCGCCGAGCCGTCCAGTCTCCGATAACAAACAATCGCATCGGCAGCAAGCTGAACGGTACCGATTCGGTGCGTGACCACACGGTTGCCAGTGCTTCTGGAAGGGACCGTTACAGTCGTACCGAAGTGCAGTGATAACAAGGGGAAATACAGATAACACTTCTGCGATTCTGCTCCTTCGCGACCCTGGAGTGCTTTATTTGGTCCCCACTGTCCTGCACTAAATGTGTACGAATTAacgtaaagaaaaacatccaTCATTATCAGGAGTGTGTGATAGCAAGCGAAGAATATTCTACTTAACGGTTTTGTGCATTTTGTGAGACAACGTGGTCgggttaaatttaaatattgttaagcCCCAACACTGGTGGTGCAACCGTCTCGCTGCAAAGTGCATTGtgcaacagaaaacaaatacaacatATTGCAACATTTAATGCAAGAATAGCccacaacataaaacaaaaaaggcatcCCCGTGTTTAAGTGCTTCTTTCCACGGGTTTAGTACATCGTCCAACGGTTTCTTTCCGCCAGTTCCAGTGGCTGTGTGCGTGTCCATTTGCCAAGGCCAAGCTGGCAAAGTGTGGCGTTCCTGGTCCCAGGGAAGCGGTCAAATTGGTACACGTAAGTGTGCAACCGCGAACCACTCACGCTACCCATCGGAAtgggaaaatttattgaagAAAGTGGAAAATAGAGAGTGGATAATTAAATGCAACATAATGAACTTCTCGAAGGAAGAAGCTCCCGAGCGTGGCCACCAGCACTAGGTCCGTTTTTGCTGGAAAGGCCCGTCTCCGGAAAGTTCTGCGTCGTCGTACCAGTGGCGTGGTGAAAGCTAGCTAGCAAAAAACCCCGAGACATCCGAGAACGGTGGTGGCCACCCAGTTCCAGTGCGGGTCTCCGTTTGCATTTCACGTCGCATATTTGCGCGCCAAACGCCCACAGTCTGCTAAAGTTGTGTGAAAATTTATGTACCAAGCCATCCGGCCATCAAGCTACCCGGGACGAACCTACCGTGCTGCGGGTGTGCATTTGAAGCCATCCTGCTGCTGGATGTGTGCATCGCATTGGCGGAGGTGATGATGGAAGGTCGTCGTTGTTTGGTAGTGGTGTGTGCTACGGTTTCATCTTGTTagtgaaattgtttcaaattcCGTGCGGATAGTTACGATCCCAAGTAGGTGCGAGTGTGCAAATGAATTTCCCCCGCCGTTTGATGCCTTGTCGGTCAGCGTGTATACTTGTGCGAGGCGGTACCCAAATACCCAACCGAAAGAAAGGGCGTAAAGTTCCCGGGGCAGGGTAAAGTTTCTAGTGTGGCGAAACTTGTTGATTAATTTCCACTGTTCATAGTGGCAGATTAAACAGGAAATGAATGCAAGTTGTGTGCTGTACGGTTAAGTTTCGTTGTGAGTGGCAAACTGTGCAAGACGTGTGCTGCTAGCGTGTGAGCTTAGTGGAAACTATTCCATCTTCCGATTGGCAGCGCTGGTTTGAAGGTTCGTCTACATCCGCAACCGGAGCGGACATTATATCCAGTGCAGGCGGATTTCAACAACAGCAGGTATGCACATATAGCAAATCGATCAATGCTGACCATAAGCCAGCGCATCAATCATTTTATCTCCGGTGTTTTACTAAATGCTTCGTGTAACGTGTGTAACCCCAGTGCAGTATGCTGCAAAGGTGAGCTGGGCATGATTTATTGGCATTTCGTCGCGCCGATTTGTCGTGCTGCGATGGCATTACGTTTCggtgcgatgatgatgatgatttaattATCTTCTGCTATTGCTCTATAATTACGGCACTCTATTGATCATGGTACTTGGCGTTGGGCTTTGCTGTACCAGCTTAACCGATGCGTGTAATGTATGTTCCcgtggtgcaaaaaaaaaaggcacatgTCTGGCACAAATGTCAGATCAATCAACTGCCATTGATTTGCACGATGAAATGGTTTTGAAATGTATACCATTTAGATATCGACGAATGATGAATGGTACTGCAGTTACGTGAGCTGATAATTGCTTTTACATGCGGCAAGCTTGTACTGCAGTATGAAATCACAGGCAAAAAGTGCACACCTCCTGATGAGTGTACTGATGATCATCCATCAACTGTGATATATTTCTTCTTAGCACGCTGAGCCTTTCTTTAATCATTTTAAGTATATTTATCTCCAGGtcctttgtattttttttctttttgtcttaCCAGTAAATATTGGATTTAACTAATAAAGCTCTTTATTTACGAAAAAACACAAGCCTAAAACGCTTTACTAACATTAATTGTGGACATGTGAAATTGTTACGTGAATATTTTATCCAATACTTAAGTAAGTTTAGaaagaattttgttttttggtatACAAATCATTCTGGTCCTATTCACAAAATCTTGCGAATATTTTAAAGGCTTACGATACATTTCTTCTTTCGTATGATAATATATTTCATCAATATCGAGTTTCGTGCGAGTTTAAATTGCGAGAAAAGTAATAATTGTAAGGACATCATACATTTGAtccatattttaaaataaatctaacTAGGCTGCTGTTTAAAGCATTAATATACAGAGGATCACTAGtattgtttgtattttatttataattttagtGCATTCACGCTAGTAAACGAGATAGTAACACATTTACCAACGCTACTTTAAAATGGCGACGACACCAGTtcataaatatgttttcaaaattttgcAGTTCGTCGTTAACTTCTGAAAGGTGATTCGAAGGacaaaatctttttttttctcatcagCGTACGTTGCGTATCAATCGTCTGATAAAATATGTTAGTGGCCTGTGGCATTGTTCAGAAGTGCTAGTAAAATTGTCTGAGATCACAGTGTATGTCCTACAAGCAAAGTCATCGCAATTTAGGACCTTTACACGCTTTTCATCACTATGTTTTTCAACTACAATTGCAAAGAAATACTTCATTTATTTGGCTTAAATTTAGACTTGGACTCATGACTCATGACTTGTTCAATCAAAGATATGGAATGGGAACTCCCATTCTCTATGATAGTCTAGCAAATTCGTCTCAACAAACAACTCAACTGATCCACAAATTGACACATAAATCCAAACATAAATTTATGTTTCTGCACTTCAAACCTCatccaacaaaccaaaaggCATT
Protein-coding sequences here:
- the LOC128301320 gene encoding replication factor C subunit 3, whose translation is MALWVDRYRPRELSKLDYHKTQANQLINLCSQGDFPHLMFYGPSGAGKKTRIICLLRELYGSGVERLRNEVMNFTTPSNKKIEIMTVSSNYHIEVNPSDVGIYDRVVITDMIKQIAQTQQIDPSGQREFKTIVLSEVDELTKDAQHALRRTMEKYVATCRLILCVNSTSRIIPAVKSRCLGIRVSSPTEDEIVSIMNSICKKENLHIPPELAVRIAQKSERNLRRAILSLEACKVMQYPFTANQEIPDMDWQTYLKETANMIVQEQTPQRMEVVRERLYELLSQGIPPDIIFKGLVHILVKNCDMSLKTQTLSFAGLYDHRMQRGSKHIFHLEAFVAQFMALYKKFLNQMSAMDMDEF
- the LOC128303287 gene encoding protein arginine N-methyltransferase 5, translating into MATEHKVNPAVSLYLNTACDLPKEIENASKANCSSVTVPIVHWNFNREFVREPLRSKHVQFTRSDLLLTSSQWAHKVICRIGDNLDLDSPIDHIRKQAERTIRQELSFAEHLVQAGYMYTRLTKANCTNFARTVGCSISRGTLLIEVPLSNPKLMQNGWRRDVGEEEQVVENPWHWWNNFRTHADGNSVLKVALELTVDLPKQEEIFRWLGEPVDAVVVPSNIFLTNAKNYPVLSKAHQSLVTLLYRTFGCHFILKANPADGHISHYVDYIRYTIQHNYVRDPSQGYEDYLQNPLQPLYDNLDGGTYEVFENDPVKYIFYQNAIEQALLDRVPEKERETRTSIIMVVGGGRGPLVRAALNAAKTTNCKVKVYVIEKNPNAIVTLTAHINELWLDGKVELISTDMREFNPPEKADILVSELLGSFGDNELSPECLDGAQKHLKDNGISIPCKSTSYINPCFASKVYNQVRTLERNMHSKDRVISSRHMEQVYVAYQKNAFHIDNPQELFEFVHPNRDTDPIDNSRYKTVRFRASLDCVMNGFTGYFDTVLYKDITLSIHPFTHTKGLVSWFSMFVPLTDPVQLKKGDEITLHFWRCVAAHKVWYEWCLSKPIATHVHNIDGRGHPIWQ